The following coding sequences lie in one Carcharodon carcharias isolate sCarCar2 chromosome 5, sCarCar2.pri, whole genome shotgun sequence genomic window:
- the LOC121277753 gene encoding protein SOGA3-like — translation MNPASGAAENRQHSHNKKQQRASSPARFRDINSRPSIKTSFGARSNTLKQGYHPSRLSNQGAANVKEKASRAGAAVRPVGTEKEIAAPQDLRKVEAESCHFAQRKNSDLFLAKNGRAGVNPEKADGAVKAPRGKQGEQQQPPGGGGGGGGGREADASWQPTVAELEE, via the exons ATGAACCCAGCCAGTGGCGCTGCTGAAAACCGACAGCATTCTCACAATAAGAAACAGCAGCGAGCCTCTTCGCCGGCCAGGTTCCGGGATATTAACTCCAGACCCTCCATAAAGACTTCGTTCGGTGCCAGATCGAACACATTGAAGCAGGGTTACCACCCGAGCCGGCTTTCCAACCAGGGAGCTGCAAACGTCAAAGAGAAAGCGAGCCGAGCCGGGGCTGCTGTCCGTCCTGTTGGTACTGAAAAGGAGATCGCCGCGCCCCAGGACCTCCGGAAGGTGGAGGCGGAAAGCTGCCATTTCGCCCAACGGAAGAACTCGGATTTGTTCCTTGCGAAGAACGGCCGTGCAGGGGTCAACCCCGAGAAAGCAGACGGTGCGGTAAAGGCACCGCGGGGTAAACAAGGCGAGCAGCAGCAGCCgccaggaggagggggaggaggaggaggaggaagggaggcggACGCCAGCTGGCAGCCAACAGTGGCAGAGCTGGAAG agtga